A window from Citrus sinensis cultivar Valencia sweet orange chromosome 5, DVS_A1.0, whole genome shotgun sequence encodes these proteins:
- the LOC102621551 gene encoding alcohol dehydrogenase-like 2: MPSSELVMDNKNASSTAGKIIRCRAAISRIPGKPLVMEEIEVDPPKAGEVRIKILCTSLCHSDVTFWRSTQPPMAVFPRILGHEAVGVVESVGGGVEEVREGDLVLPVFQGDCGECRDCKSPKSNICSKFVNKDNQSMPRDGTNRFRDLKGEVIHNVLNVSSFTEYTVVDVTHVVKITPDIPLDIACLLSCGVSTGLGAAWKVAEVEEGSTVAIFGLGAVGLSVAEGARIRGATRIIGVDLNPEKFETGKKFGITDFINPATCGDKTVSQVIKEMTDGGADYCFECIGLASVMNDAFNSSREGWGKTVILGVEMHGSPISLNSIEILKGRSVCGTFFGGLKPKSDIATLAQKYLDKELNLDEFITHEVSFHDINKAFDLLLEGKSLRCVIWIDKQN, encoded by the exons ATGCCTTCATCTGAACTCGTCATGGATAACAAAAATGCATCATCAACTGCTGGGAAAATTATAAGATGCAGAG CTGCAATCTCCAGAATCCCTGGAAAGCCACTGGTGATGGAGGAAATTGAAGTTGACCCACCTAAAGCTGGGGAGGTTCGGATCAAGATTCTATGCACATCCCTCTGCCACTCTGATGTTACTTTCTGGAGATCAACCCAA CCACCCATGGCAGTCTTTCCAAGAATTCTCGGGCACGAAGCCGTCGG agttgtggAGAGTGTAGGAGGAGGAGTGGAAGAAGTGAGGGAAGGAGATTTGGTATTGCCAGTGTTTCAAGGAGATTGTGGAGAGTGCAGAGACTGCAAGTCTCCAAAGAGCAACATCTGCTCAAAATTTGTCAATAAAGATAACCAAAGCATGCCGAGGGATGGAACGAATAGGTTCAGGGACCTGAAAGGAGAGGTCATACACAACGTCCTTAATGTATCGAGCTTCACCGAGTATACTGTTGTGGACGTTACCCACGTCGTCAAGATTACTCCGGATATCCCGCTCGATATAGCCTGCCTTCTCAGCTGCGGTGTATCAACCG GGCTTGGTGCGGCATGGAAGGTGGCAGAGGTCGAAGAGGGGTCCACTGTTGCAATTTTTGGGCTTGGAGCTGTGGGCCTATCG GTTGCTGAAGGAGCAAGGATACGCGGAGCTACCAGGATCATAGGTGTTGATTTAAATCCTGAGAAATTTGAGACAG GGAAAAAATTCGGAATCACTGACTTTATAAACCCTGCAACGTGTGGTGACAAAACAGTCAGCCAG GTGATAAAGGAAATGACAGATGGGGGAGCAGACTATTGCTTCGAGTGCATTGGCTTGGCGTCCGTAATGAATGATGCTTTCAACAGTAGCCGAGAG GGCTGGGGCAAGACGGTGATACTAGGAGTGGAGATGCATGGCTCCCCaatttctttgaattccaTCGAGATTCTCAAAGGCAGAAGCGTTTGTGGCACATTTTTCGGAGGGCTGAAACCCAAATCTGACATTGCTACTCTTGCCCAGAAGTACCTAGACAAG GAGCTTAATCTGGACGAGTTCATAACACACGAAGTGAGCTTCCACGATATTAACAAAGCTTTCGACTTGCTCCTCGAAGGAAAAAGTCTGCGTTGCGTCATATGGATAgataaacaaaattga